In Rhodoligotrophos appendicifer, the sequence ACGTTGTGCAGGAGCTTGTTGCCTGCGCCGAAGAGTTCGGGCGCAACCGTCGAGCCGTAATACTGCAGGCTGATCCAGCTCGCGACCACGACCGGCGCGGTCAGGATCAGTTCCAGCACGCCGAAGCCCTCGTCCCGCCGCCAGTCATAGTCGTGCAGAAAGGCGCGGCCGGCCAGATCGCGGCCTGTGGTGCGGCAACGCGGTGCGGCGACGAAGGCCTTGCAGCCGGCGAGCGCCCATTCGGGCCGTACCTCGGCCCAGTCGCGGGCGCGGCGGGCGATATCGGCTTCCGTCTCGGCGCGGGGCAAGCGCCTCGCCCGTTCGGCCCGGGCGAGCCCGCCCGCGGTCTGGAGCCAACCCTTGGCCGCTGCTAGGTCCGCGGCATGGTTCGCCGATGGATGATCGGCGTCGTAGATGGTGACGTCGTCGGTCGTCGTGTCGTGGAGGGCCGCCAGAAACAACGTATCTTCGGGAACCACAATGCCGCGCGCGACAAGGCCATTGCGCACGTCGGGTTCGTTGAGCATTGAGACGAGCAGCCGGGCATTGACCTCACCCGAATAGCCGCCGCAGGCCCCGCAATGCAGCGCGCTGGCATGCGGGTTATTGACGACATTGGCGCCGTGACCGGCGATCAGCACAAGCCTTGCGAAGAAATCGGTGAGCGACATGGCCCTGAGTACGGTGTCCGCCGTTGCGATCCGCTGGTCAAGATCGATCGTGTCGACTGGCCGCGGCGACGGATCGTTCGGTGCGGTATTGCCGGTGAGCCCCAGCCCGTCGCGCAGAAGCTTGCCGATATAGACCGGCCCCGTTGCCTCGACGAAGGCGAAGGAGGAGATGGCGGCGAGCTTGAAGCGGCCCCAGGAACGCTTGGCACGCGCCGCGATCCGTGCCGCCCGATCCGCGCGCCAAGTCTGAGGCTTCGGCTCTCCCGAGTAGGTGAAGAGACCGGGTCGGAGCATCACGGGCAAGCGGGCTTCCACCACGTCCGAGCCGAAGCGGCGGTGCGCGATGCCCATGCCGAAGAAACCGGCGAAACCCAGGGTGCTGATTCCGTCATCCAGCGCTTCCAGCGCACGGCGAAAGACCTCCGAGCGCACGTCGATACAAAAGGCCATCTGCATTACAGGACGCGACGAAGCCGGAGTGGCAGGCCCCGCTTCGGCGAAAAAGACCCGCAGCCGCCGCTGGGCCGCGCGCTCAATGGCCTCCTGGAGGATCGCATCGACATGATCCTCCGCGCTTGCAGCTACCGCTTCGGCATGGGCGATCACGGCCTCGCGCCACTTTGACCCGATCTCCTGCTCGTACTGGCGCAGCAGCGCGGATTCCCAGACGAGACGAATGACGAGGAGGTCCGTCAGCGTGGCGTCCGTTCCGCCTGCCAGCTCGGCCTGCCAGAGGCGGTAGCGCGCGAGCTGCCCCCAGCCGCTGAGGCCAGTCAGCAGCCGGTGGAAGCAGTTTTCAAGAGCCGCCTCGGACAGGCCGAGCGCCTCGACGGCGTCGATCAGGGCGGCCTCGGCGCTATCGGGCGTGTCGGCTACGGTGCCGGCGAAGCCGGCAAGGCCGACGATCTCCGGGGTCAGGTCATGCATGACGACGGTGCGCCAGGAGGAATAGGCGCTGCGGCCGTTGGGAGCGGCCCAGAGCGCCTGCCCCTGATCGAAATAGCCTGCCGCCCAGTAGCTGATGCGCTCATCGACCACCGCCTTCCAGTCGATGCCGCTGGCCTTGCCCGCCAACTCGGCGACGGTCGGCAACGCCCGCTCCTCGGCCTGCTCGACATGCATTGCTTGTTTCAGCGCGGCAACCGTCTCCGGGCGTTGCGATGCCGGCGCTGCCTCGAGCGCTTCGGCAAGGTCGCCGTCGGTGAGTTCGCCACATTGGTGGCACTCCAGATACCAGCGGCGCGGCATGGTCAGCCGGATTCCGGCCGACCGCCGCAGACGCGCTGCGGCGACGGCCAGCGGTTCGTTCGTCTGGCCGAGAAACGGATTGACCGCGACGCTCGAGGCCAGCGGCCAGAGCGGCGGGATTGCGCGCGACGCGGCATGTGCCGCAGCCATTATCGCTTCGGGGCCGGCAAGTTGGGGGTTGGGTGCAGTCATCAGCATGTGGGTTTTCCCTGATCCTTGAGCGTCACGAAGGCTTGCGTACGGACCAGCCCCCCAGCATGCGATCGAGCATGGCGTTGACATAAAGCCCGTTGGAAAGATGGACCCGCAGGCCCGCAGCCGCCGGATGGCCCGCCCAGAGCGGGAACAGCGCCTGCGCGACCGCGACCAGGCCGAAGGTCAGGATGGCGATGGCCATCAAGGTCCATTCGAGCCGGCCCGGCGCGGGCGGCGCGGGCAGCACGCCCGCCGTCAGCCATTCGGCCGCCGTCTGGAGCGCGAAATAGCCGAGGGCGGCTGCGGTCGCGTAAAGCGCCGTTCTCATCGTCAGGGCGCGGGGCGCGGCATCCGCCAGCCCCTGGGCGAGCAGATAGGCGACTCCGAAGATGAGGATCGCACCGAGCGCGAGCGCCTGCGGCGACTTGTGCTCGAACCCGAAGCCAAGCCCGAAGGCCGCGCCGATCGCAATATAGATCGCGAGCGCAATGAGAAAGGCGCGGGCCACCGCGCCACCGTTGGGTATGGCGACCGGACCCGGACGGCGGATGGAATCGACCTGCTCCACGGCGCCGCCCGAGGCCAGGAAGGCATGCGCTTTGTAGTGCGAATGGGCGACGATGTGGAGCAGCGCCAGCGGGAACAGTGCCAGCCCGCATTGCAGGATCATAAATCCCATCTGCGCCACCGTCGACCAGGCGAGCGAGGTCTTGACCGCCGGCTGGGTCAGCATGACGAGCGCGCCGAACAGGGCGGTGAAGCCGCCGACCATCGCCAGCACTGCCAGCACGCCCGGCGCGAGCAGCATGACGTCGGCGAAGCGGATGAGGAGGAAGCCGCCCGCATTGATGACCCCGGCATGGAGCAGTGCCGAGACCGGCGTCGGCGCTTCCATCACCTCGGTCAGCCAACCATGGGTGGGAAACTGCGCCGACTTCAACAGCGCCGCGAGCGCCAGCAATCCCGCCGCTGCCAGCGCCTTCCAGGAAGCATCGCCTGCCCGCGCCATGGCGTTGATTGCTGCGATGTCGGTCGTGCCGAAGGCCATGCCGATCAGCAGCACCGAGCCGGCCAGCGACAGAGCGCCTAGGGCCGCGAAGAGCCGCTTCTTGCGGGCCGCGCGCTGCGCTCGGATGCGCTCTGGATAGAACAACAGCAGGCGATAGAGCGCGAAGCTCGTGGCGATCCACGCGCCGAGCAGCTGAACGAGATTGCCGGCCTGGACGAGGAGGAGGACTGCGGCGAGCGCCGCACACAGCCAGCCGATGAAGGTGCCCTGGCGGGCCTCGCCGTCGAGATCGGTCCGCGAATAGCGCAGCACGATCCACCCGACGAAGGAGACCAGCAGCATCATCGTCACGCTGATCGCGTCGAGCTGCGCGGAGAAACCTATACCAGCCCAGCCGATCAGTGCGCTGTCGCCCGGCCCTCGGAGCAGCAGAAGAAGCAGCGACCCCACCGCGATGGCGAGAGCCGAAATGGCGGCTCTCTCAGCGACGGCCGCTACATGCGGCGGCCGGCGACCCTGACGAAAAGACGCAAACAGCGCGGCCAGGAGCAGCAGAAGGGGTGCAGCGAGCGGAAGTAGATTGAGCGAAAAGGTGGTTTCCTTGGGAAGCGGTGGCGACATCCCTGCTGCTAGCCGAGGCGAAGACCGAAAGAAAATGCATTGTTGGTTCAATTCCGTTCGCTATTATCGAACGTCATGGCAGCGCTCAACTATCACCATCTGCGATACTTCCGTGCCGTCGCCCATGACGATAACCTGACGCGCACGGCCGAGCGCTTAAACCTGACCCAGTCGGCGCTATCGGTGCAGATCCGCAAACTGGAGGAGCAACTCGGCCACGCGCTTTTCGATCGGCGCGGGCGACAGCTTCATCTGACCGAAGCTGGCCGCATCGCGCTCGACCATGCCGATGCGATCTTCGCCACGGGGGAGGAACTGCTCGGCACACTGCGCGACACCGGTACGACGCGCCAGGCCCTGCGGGTCGGGGCGCTTGCCACCTTGTCGCGCAACTTCCAGATGGAGTTTCTGCAGCCCGTTCTCGGCCGGACCGACATCGAGCTCGTCTTGCGCTCCGGCGGCGCCGCCGAACTGTTGCGAGCGCTGGAAGCGCTGAACCTCGACGTCGTCCTGATCAACCAGGCCCCCGCGCGCGATGTGCTCACGTCCTTCGTCGCTCATCGGATTGCAGAACAGCCGGTCGGCCTCGTCGGCACGCCGGATCGGTTCGCTGGCAGAGCGGGCCTGGTCGACCTCTTGCGCGATCATCCCGTCATCGTGCCGACGCTGGAGAGCAGCGTGCGCGCCGGCTTCGACGCTCTTGCCGATCGCCTGGGGGTGCGCACGCAGATCGTCGCGGAGGTCGAGGACATGGCGATGATGCGACTTCTCGCCCGCGAAGATGTCGGCCTTGCCGTCCTGCCGCCTATCGTCGTCAAAGACGAGCTGGCGGCGGGCATCCTCGTCGAGGGCGACGAGCCGTTGGGGATCAAGGAGACCTTCTACGCCGTGTCGATGGAAAGGCGCTTTCCGAACCCGGCTTTGCGAACGCTCCTGCAGCAGGCCATGACGTAGGCTGAGTGGTTCAGTTACCCGACGCGCAACGCCCGTGCCGCATTCTTGGCCCTTTCGGCCGGCTGCACGCGTGTCGCATTCCAAACTCGGTCCTCGGATCAGGCGCACGTCCACACCTGAACGGGCAAGCTTACACCCCTTAGATGGTGGCGGCCGGCGTCGGAAAGTCTTGTCACACCTATTGGCTGTTTGCCGGTCTCGTCAAACGCTTGTTCCAGCAAAGACTGGCTAGCCACAAGCCGCACGTTCAGGTTTCGGCACAGCTCCTGCATTCGGCTTGCAGTATTTACTGTGTCGCCGATGGCCGTAAAACTCATCGATTCGCGCGTTCCGATATCTCCGAGAACAACCATGCCGAAATTGACGCTGATTCCAAAATCAATGCGGCTGCGACCGGCGTTGAGTCGCTTCGCGTTCCAACGCTCCATCTCATCCATCATGTCGATCGCCGCGTGCAATGCATTGGTGGCTTCCAACCGTGACGGGTTGGGTACTCCAAAGAGCGCCATCAGCCCATCACCGGAGAAGCTCGCGACGGAGCCTCCTTTGACGAAGATCACAGTTGCCAGGCGTCGATAAAAGGAACGAAGAAGGGCGACGACGCGCTCAGGCGGCAGGCTCTCGCTCAGCCCGACAAATCCGACGATATCAACGAAGAGAACAGCAATTTTCTGTCGACGCACTGGGCCGAGGGGGCGATCTCTTTGTGCCAACGTCTCAACCATCCCCGGTGAGAAGTAGCGGGCCAGATTGGTCTTCCTCCTATCCGACTCGCGAGCCGCCGCTTGCGCCTTTGCAAGCCGCTTCTCAGCCTCGATACGCGCACTCACGTCACGCTGAACCGCGACGAAATGAGTCATGGTCCCCGCAGCATCTCGCAGCGGCGTAATCGACCACTCCATCACAAATTCGGTGCCATCCTTTCGGTAGTTGACCGCCTGACCTTCCCAGCGATCTCCCCGTCTCAAAGTCTCCCGCATCCCTAGAAAAACCGATAAATCAGTCTTATCTCCTTGAAGGACGCGCGGCGACTTGCCGACAACCTCGGAGGCTGTCCACCCTGTAATGCGCTCGAAGTTGGGGTTGACATAGACGATCGCTGGACCGGGCGGTTCCAGATCGGCGGTTGTGACCAAGATGCTTTCCGATGCCGCTTCCAGCACCAAGAATGCGTCCACTCCACTGTGATCGAGTTTCACTGGTATCTCCCGGCAACAGCCTGTCCGTCGTCGGAACATTTGGCGCAACTCGCGGCGTAAATTAGCGGGGTGCGGGCGTCGTCTTGAGGGTGGATGTTAAGCGGCGAGCTTGCGGTGTTGCAAGCGCCGACGTTCGATGGTCTGTCCCTTGATCCTTTCACGCTGCTGGATGATGGCTGGGGCCCAGTCGAAGTAGGCGTCGGCGGGCTCTCGTGGTAACGCTGGTGGTTGTAGTGCTCGACGAACGCCTCGATCTGGGCTTCGAGATCGCCAGGCAGGAAGTAGTTCTCCAGCAGGATGCGGTTTTTGAGGGTCTGGTGCCAGCGCTCGATCTTGCCTTGGGTCTGAGGATGACAGGGAGCACCGCCCACATGGCTCATGCGCTGGGCCTCAATGTATTAGGCCGGTTGACCGGCGATGTAGCTCGGACCGTTGTCGCTGAGCAGCCGGGGCTTGTGGCGGACATGGGACTGGTCGTAGCCTGAAGCGGCCAATACCATTCCAGTGTGTCGGTGACATCCTCGGCGCGCATCGTGCTGCACAGCTTCCAGGCGATGATGTAGCGCGAGAAGTCGTCGAGCACAGTCGACAGATATATCCAGCCCCACCCGATAATCTTGAAGTAGGTGAAGTCGGTCTGCCACAACTCGTTTGGCCGCGTGGTCGGGGTATGGAAGCGATCAGCCGCCTTGATTACGACATAGGCTGGGCTGGTGATCAGATCATGGGCCTTGAGCAACCGGTAGACCGTGGCTTCCGACACGAACTACCGCAGCTCATCGGTGAAGCGTACCGCCAGTTCGATGATCCCGTTGTGGATCTCGCCGGGCAAACGGTTCCACACCCGGCTGGGTGCCGAGGGCCGGCCTCCAGTGCCACCGGGCCGCCCTCGATGTAGCGGTCGTACCAGCGATAGAAAGTCCGGCGCGCAATACCCAACTGATCCAGAGTCCGCTTGGTTGGCAGGTGCGACTGCTCGACGATCCTGATCTCAAGCTTCTCGGATCCGGATACCTCATGCGTCGTCGCCCCCACCCGCTATCATGCTTTTTTAAGCAGACGGTTCTTCAGCGTCAGATCGGCAACGCACTCCTTCAAGGCGCTGGCTTCACGGCGCAGATCCTTCACCTCGTCGGAGGTGGCGGCACGGGCGGTGTCACCGGCCAGCCGGCGCTTGCCCGCCTCCATGAACTCTTTGGATCAGGTGTAATACAGGCTATGGGCGACGCCCTCCTTGCGGCACAGTTCGGCGATGCTGTCCTCGCCGCGCAAGCCATCGAGCACGATCCGGATCTTGTCTTCCGCCGAGAAATGCCGACGGGTCGCACGTCGGATATCCTTCACCACCTGCTCGGCAGGCTTTTTGGCACTTGAGGATTTGGGGCTTCATCTTCGTTCCTTCGTCACTGCGACGAGACCCAAATCCTCCTCAGTTCACAACCTCAAATCTGTGCCATTGGTGCTGACGGCGGACAACCTTCTGCAATTTTGCGACGATAAGGAGCGCCTCGCTACTGCAGGAGATGGAGCGGTGGGATGGGCAGTTGCTTGGCCTATGGCCAATTTATCTGGCCGCGTGCAGAGCATGACTTCCCTATCCTGAGCACCATTGGCCCGATGATGGCCGATGGCGGCAGACAGGCGTCATCCATCCTATCTAACCGCGATCCTTCCAAGACACCGACATGACGGAATAGACGATCTCAGAAGCATCGCTGCACGGCTTGGATATCGGGCCGACCTAGGGATCCATGCGATCTGGATCTCGCCGATCTACCCGTCACCGATGGTCGATTTTGGTTATGATGTCGCCGAAAATTGCGACATCGATCCTCGCTTCGGCAATGCTTGCGGATTCGATGATTTAATGGCGCAAGCTCAAGCGCTCGGGTTTATCTCCTTCTTGACTACGTCCCAACCTCACCTCCCACCATCACCCCTGGTTCGTCGAGAGCCGCTCGTCGCGCGATGCTTTGCGGCGGGACTGGAATCCCTGGTGCGACCCCGCCGCCGATGGCGGTCCATCCAACAACTGGATCAACGATTTCGGAGGCTCGGTATGGGCCTGCCTATGACAAAACGACCGAACAGTACCATTACCACGCATTCCATTTTCGCGGTATTGTCGGCTCGACACGAGAAAGGTCGCGGCTCTGGCCTTGCGGCAAGCACCTGCGTGCATGCCATAGTGACGGATGCAATGGAAGCCGCGCGGCAGGACATTGAGCAGGAAACGACGGTGAACTCGTTGCTAGCGAGGAGAGCCATGACCTGCTGGCGATTGGCGCTGTCGCGACGGTAGGCTTTTTAGCGGAAGGCACCTGCTCCGGTCAAATGCGATCAGTCGGCTGTCGAGTTCGCTCCCCGGCTGGTGTAGCCCGATAGGTAGCCGAATATCACTTCCAGGCCCAGCGACTGGCACGTTGGCTTAGACCACCCAGCGCTGCGTCAGGGAGTCAACGACGCACTGGAGCTTTTCGAGCAAGAAAATCTGCGCCGACTGGCGGTCCGTGAGACATTGATCGCAAGCCAAACCGCGTCCCTCCACGGCGGTACATTGCCGCAAATTGAAGAGTGCGATGCCGGCTGCGTTAGAAGTCTAGAGTGTTACCTAATTTTCTGTTCAGGATCGACGTGATGACGCGCAGGCCTGACGCCAGCTCTTCCCGAGAGCGAGCGCCGCCGCCCAGGCTGATGCGTGCCGCGTCTCGTCCCCCCCCGGTACTACCTGTTGAGAAGAGCTCCGCAGGACTGATCAGCACCCCTGCGGCCCGCGTCTCGCGCTCTAGGGTGCCCGACCGCCATTTTTCCGGCATTTGTAGCCAGATGTTGAGGCCGGTCGGGAGCGCCGAATAGTCGAACCCCCGGAAGATGTCTGCGGCAATCTCGTTGCGTGCCGCGAGTTCGTTGCGTTGCCAGCGCACCAACTCATCCATTTTGCCGGCCTCAATCCAGCCGCAGACGATCTCGACAGCGAGGGGCGGAGTCATCCACAAGGTGGCGCCGAGACCCAGCACCAGTTCATCGACCCTACCGGGGGGAGCGACGAGGAACCCGACCCGAACCCCCGGAGCCACAATCTTCGAGACGCTCGTGCAAAAGTGGCTGATCTCCGGGGCGAAGCTCGACAGTGGCGGCGGCGCCTTATCAAGAAAGGGACGGTAAACCGCATTCTCAATGATGGAGACACCAAATTCGCGTGCTGCGGCGGCGATCTGCTGGCGACGTTCGGTCGACCAAACCGACAGTGTGGGGCTGTGGTGGTCGGGCACGCAGACCAGCGCGCGGACCGGCTCATTGTGACAGGCATCGACGAACTCATTCAGCTGTATACCTTCATCATCCATCCCAAGGCCGCGGATATTGAGGCCTAATGCGCCGAGAAGAAGCCGGGTGGAGGGATCGATCAGCTTCTCGGTAAGGACAACCTCTCCTGCGCGGATGGTTGTTAGCAGTGCTACCGATACGGCATGCTGAGCGCCCGACACGATCGCTATATCGGCCGGATCGGCCGCGAAGCCTATTTGACGAAGCCATTGGGCAGCCACAGCTCGATGTGATTCCTGGCCAAACCAGGGTCGGTGATAGGACAAGAGTCCGCCGAGGTTTTCCGATCGAGCCTGGGCTTCCAGACTCTGTCGTAGGACATCAGAATGATTCGACGTTAGTACAGGGCAGTTGAAAGATAAGTCTGCTCGCTGGACGTCTTCGCGGTCGGTCATCAGCCGACGGCGTTCGCGAAGCGGGTGCTCGCGGACGAAGGTGCCGCTACCGATGCTGCTTCGAATGAAGCCGAGCCTCTTCGCTTCAGAATAGGCCTTCGTCACGGTTCCGACCGAGATGCCCAGCTTAAGTGCCAACTCACGATGGGGCGGAAGGCGCTGCCCCGGCTTCAACTGCCCCGATGCGATATCCCGTGCCAGAGCATCGATGATGCTTCGATAGTGCCTACCGGATCCAGAGAAGTAGGGTTGCCACACTGTCATATTACAATAATTCGATTGACTGGCACATTACGCGCGAACATCATTCAATTGTCTCAATAGATACCGCTCACAGCGATACGCTTTACACGGCGTGAGGCGTAGCAACAAGAGGACGATTATGGATTTCGGTTACTATCTTCCCTGTTATTGGCCCGATATATCGGTCCCCATGCGCCACATGTACAGAGAAATGGTGCGGGAAGCTCAGTACGCTGAAGAGCTCGGATATCACTCTCTGACTATTCCGGAACATCATTTCACAAATGCTTTGGTACATCCTGACGCCTTACTAAGCGCCGTCCATGTTGCGGCGCAAACGAAGTATATCCCAATTGTCACTGCGACCACCGTATTGCCGTTTCACAATATTCCTCAACTTGCGGGACAGATCGCGCAGGCCGACTGTCTCACTGGCGGCCGCATCCAGATCGGCGTCGGCCGCGGCGCCTATCGTTATGAATTCGCCCGGCTACAGGTGCCTTTTGAGGAGGCGCGCGAGCGGTTCGATGATTCGCTCGAATTGCTCATCGCTCTACTCGGCGGAGAGGACGTCAGCTGGGACAGTAAATTCTACAAGTTGGGGCCCACGACCATCACCCCCCGTCCCGTCCAGGACCCGCATCCAAGAATATGGTTCGCGGCGACGACGCCAGGGGCTATTGAATACGCTGCGGGGCGTTCTTTCTCGGTTATGACTACGCCGCTCCGGAGCTCGTTCGACCATGTTGTCGCCCAAGCAAATGCCTTCAAGGTCGGCCGCGGCAAGGTGCAATCGCATGATTTCCACCAAGACTTCTCGATGCTGATCATGCTTTTTGTGACCGAGAGCCAGCAGGAGACCGATGACATGATCCGCCATGCGCTAAACCGCCACAGGCGTTTTTTGAATGTATTCGGTGGCGAGGGCGAGGTCGTGCGGGGCGCCATCACGCCTTATGAATCCGATTTGACGGAAGCTGAGATCGGCAAGAACCTTATCATCGGCTCGGTCGAGGAATGCGCCGAACGGCTGGAGGACTATGCCAGACTCGGCATCGGACAATTGCAACTCAATATGAATTTTGGCGCCCCTCACGCCAGGGTTATGCGCTCGCTGGAATTGTTCGCGACGCGCGTAGGTCCGAGATTCGCTAAACGAGCAGCAATTCCGTCGCCTTAGAGGTGCGGTCATCGTGGATTGGGCCGGCTGCGCACATTGATGCGATTCCAGTCGTGGCGGGAGAGATGGAAGCACGGCTCGCGAACGACGCCGCCCCGATCTTTTGTTGCGACTGCGGTTCTGGCCATAGATGCACTGCCGATGCAACTGGACTGCTCAAGTCCATCACGTGAAGGCAAATTACGAAATGAAGTTTAGAGACGACTCGTTGCGCTTAAACGATCCGGACTTGTTGCGTCAGAAGGGCTTCATCGGTGGTGTATGGTGCGACGCGGCATCGGGGGATTCCATGGCCATTCTAAGTCCCGCCGACGCCACGCCAGTAGGTTGCGTGCCGATGTTCGCCACCGGCGAGATCCGCGAAGCCGTCCGGGCCGCCCAGGAAGCGTCGCGTGGATGGCGGACACTAACGCCCCGACAGCGCGGGGCCGTCATGCGGCGCTGGGCCGAACTCATCCTCGTCAACATCGATGATTTGGCGAGCATTCTCACCGCCGAGCAGGGTAAGCCACTCGCAGAGGCGCGGGCCGAGGTCACCGGCTCAGCGGGTTTCGTCGATTGGTTCGCCGAAGAGGGACGGCGCGCCTATGGGGAAGTCATTCCGCCGCCGGACGGAACCCGCCGCACCATAGTCGTCCGGGAGCCCATTGGGGTGGTGGGCGCCATCACCCCTTGGAATTTCCCTAGCTCGATGGTTGCTCGCAAATGCGCCCCAGCCCTGGCGGCTGGCTGCACCATCATCTTGAAACCGGCTCCTCAGACGCCGTTTTCTGCCCTCGCCCTAGCCGCAATAGCCGAGCGCGCAGGAGTGCCAGCCGGCGTCATCAATATCGTAACCGGCGACGCGGCGAGGATCGGTGGCGAGCTCACTTGCAACCCAGCCGTCCGCAAGCTTAGCTTCACCGGCTCGACCGCCGTTGGCAAATTGTTAATGGCGCAATGTGCCAATACTGTGAAGCGTGTTTCGCTGGAGCTGGGCGGTCACGCTCCATTCATAGTCTTTGCAGATGCGGATCTCGACATGGCGGTTCAAGGGCTGATTGCCGCTAAGTTTCGCAATGCCGGACAAACCTGCGTCGCCGCCAACCGGATATATCTGCACGAGAGCATCTATAACGCCTTTGCGAGTAAGCTGGTTTGTTTGGTTGGTGCGTTGAAGGTCGGGCACGGAACGTCGCCCGGCGTGCAGATCGGTCCATTAATTAGCGAGGCCGCTTTGCGCAAGGTCGAACTCCAGATCGCTGAGGCGATAGAAGGGGGCGCGCGGGTGCTTTGTGGCGGCAAGAGACACCAGCTGGGTGGAACATTTTTCGAGCCGACCGTTCTCGGTGAGGTGAATGACGGCATGCTGGCGGCGCGCGAGGAAACGTTCGGACCGGTCGCGCCGTTGCTTCGGTTTCGGGAGGAGGCGGAAGTATTGCAGCGTGCCAACGATACGCCCTACGGCCTTA encodes:
- a CDS encoding proton-conducting transporter membrane subunit — encoded protein: MSPPLPKETTFSLNLLPLAAPLLLLLAALFASFRQGRRPPHVAAVAERAAISALAIAVGSLLLLLLRGPGDSALIGWAGIGFSAQLDAISVTMMLLVSFVGWIVLRYSRTDLDGEARQGTFIGWLCAALAAVLLLVQAGNLVQLLGAWIATSFALYRLLLFYPERIRAQRAARKKRLFAALGALSLAGSVLLIGMAFGTTDIAAINAMARAGDASWKALAAAGLLALAALLKSAQFPTHGWLTEVMEAPTPVSALLHAGVINAGGFLLIRFADVMLLAPGVLAVLAMVGGFTALFGALVMLTQPAVKTSLAWSTVAQMGFMILQCGLALFPLALLHIVAHSHYKAHAFLASGGAVEQVDSIRRPGPVAIPNGGAVARAFLIALAIYIAIGAAFGLGFGFEHKSPQALALGAILIFGVAYLLAQGLADAAPRALTMRTALYATAAALGYFALQTAAEWLTAGVLPAPPAPGRLEWTLMAIAILTFGLVAVAQALFPLWAGHPAAAGLRVHLSNGLYVNAMLDRMLGGWSVRKPS
- a CDS encoding LysR family transcriptional regulator, translating into MAALNYHHLRYFRAVAHDDNLTRTAERLNLTQSALSVQIRKLEEQLGHALFDRRGRQLHLTEAGRIALDHADAIFATGEELLGTLRDTGTTRQALRVGALATLSRNFQMEFLQPVLGRTDIELVLRSGGAAELLRALEALNLDVVLINQAPARDVLTSFVAHRIAEQPVGLVGTPDRFAGRAGLVDLLRDHPVIVPTLESSVRAGFDALADRLGVRTQIVAEVEDMAMMRLLAREDVGLAVLPPIVVKDELAAGILVEGDEPLGIKETFYAVSMERRFPNPALRTLLQQAMT
- a CDS encoding adenylate/guanylate cyclase domain-containing protein encodes the protein MKLDHSGVDAFLVLEAASESILVTTADLEPPGPAIVYVNPNFERITGWTASEVVGKSPRVLQGDKTDLSVFLGMRETLRRGDRWEGQAVNYRKDGTEFVMEWSITPLRDAAGTMTHFVAVQRDVSARIEAEKRLAKAQAAARESDRRKTNLARYFSPGMVETLAQRDRPLGPVRRQKIAVLFVDIVGFVGLSESLPPERVVALLRSFYRRLATVIFVKGGSVASFSGDGLMALFGVPNPSRLEATNALHAAIDMMDEMERWNAKRLNAGRSRIDFGISVNFGMVVLGDIGTRESMSFTAIGDTVNTASRMQELCRNLNVRLVASQSLLEQAFDETGKQPIGVTRLSDAGRHHLRGVSLPVQVWTCA
- a CDS encoding integrase core domain-containing protein, with the protein product MSHVGGAPCHPQTQGKIERWHQTLKNRILLENYFLPGDLEAQIEAFVEHYNHQRYHESPPTPTSTGPQPSSSSVKGSRDRPSNVGACNTASSPLNIHPQDDARTPLIYAASCAKCSDDGQAVAGRYQ
- a CDS encoding DDE-type integrase/transposase/recombinase, whose protein sequence is MSEATVYRLLKAHDLITSPAYVVIKAADRFHTPTTRPNELWQTDFTYFKIIGWGWIYLSTVLDDFSRYIIAWKLCSTMRAEDVTDTLEWYWPLQATTSPMSATSPGCSATTVRATSPVNRPNTLRPSA
- a CDS encoding helix-turn-helix domain-containing protein; amino-acid sequence: MGATTHEVSGSEKLEIRIVEQSHLPTKRTLDQLGIARRTFYRWYDRYIEGGPVALEAGPRHPAGCGTVCPARSTTGSSNWRYASPMSCGSSCRKPRSTGCSRPMI
- a CDS encoding transposase, which gives rise to MKDIRRATRRHFSAEDKIRIVLDGLRGEDSIAELCRKEGVAHSLYYT
- a CDS encoding PLP-dependent aminotransferase family protein, which translates into the protein MTVWQPYFSGSGRHYRSIIDALARDIASGQLKPGQRLPPHRELALKLGISVGTVTKAYSEAKRLGFIRSSIGSGTFVREHPLRERRRLMTDREDVQRADLSFNCPVLTSNHSDVLRQSLEAQARSENLGGLLSYHRPWFGQESHRAVAAQWLRQIGFAADPADIAIVSGAQHAVSVALLTTIRAGEVVLTEKLIDPSTRLLLGALGLNIRGLGMDDEGIQLNEFVDACHNEPVRALVCVPDHHSPTLSVWSTERRQQIAAAAREFGVSIIENAVYRPFLDKAPPPLSSFAPEISHFCTSVSKIVAPGVRVGFLVAPPGRVDELVLGLGATLWMTPPLAVEIVCGWIEAGKMDELVRWQRNELAARNEIAADIFRGFDYSALPTGLNIWLQMPEKWRSGTLERETRAAGVLISPAELFSTGSTGGGRDAARISLGGGARSREELASGLRVITSILNRKLGNTLDF
- a CDS encoding LLM class flavin-dependent oxidoreductase → MDFGYYLPCYWPDISVPMRHMYREMVREAQYAEELGYHSLTIPEHHFTNALVHPDALLSAVHVAAQTKYIPIVTATTVLPFHNIPQLAGQIAQADCLTGGRIQIGVGRGAYRYEFARLQVPFEEARERFDDSLELLIALLGGEDVSWDSKFYKLGPTTITPRPVQDPHPRIWFAATTPGAIEYAAGRSFSVMTTPLRSSFDHVVAQANAFKVGRGKVQSHDFHQDFSMLIMLFVTESQQETDDMIRHALNRHRRFLNVFGGEGEVVRGAITPYESDLTEAEIGKNLIIGSVEECAERLEDYARLGIGQLQLNMNFGAPHARVMRSLELFATRVGPRFAKRAAIPSP
- a CDS encoding NAD-dependent succinate-semialdehyde dehydrogenase, which produces MKFRDDSLRLNDPDLLRQKGFIGGVWCDAASGDSMAILSPADATPVGCVPMFATGEIREAVRAAQEASRGWRTLTPRQRGAVMRRWAELILVNIDDLASILTAEQGKPLAEARAEVTGSAGFVDWFAEEGRRAYGEVIPPPDGTRRTIVVREPIGVVGAITPWNFPSSMVARKCAPALAAGCTIILKPAPQTPFSALALAAIAERAGVPAGVINIVTGDAARIGGELTCNPAVRKLSFTGSTAVGKLLMAQCANTVKRVSLELGGHAPFIVFADADLDMAVQGLIAAKFRNAGQTCVAANRIYLHESIYNAFASKLVCLVGALKVGHGTSPGVQIGPLISEAALRKVELQIAEAIEGGARVLCGGKRHQLGGTFFEPTVLGEVNDGMLAAREETFGPVAPLLRFREEAEVLQRANDTPYGLTGYFYTSDHGRVWRAAEGLETGIVGVNVGVTAFEAAPFGGVKESGFGREGARQGLDEYLTTKYVCVGGL